The Geomonas agri genome contains the following window.
GCCAAGGGAAGCCCGGTGAGTTCCTACGGCAACGACGAGCAGTGGAGCGACGTCGTCCCCGGCAGTTTCGGCGAAACGGTCGCCGCCGTCGTCTGCACCCTCGAGGATGACGGGTCCGAGGAGGAGGCTCCCAGCCGGGATGTGCCAGGAGAGTCGCCTCCCCAGGAAGGCACCCCTCTGTAAGCCATGAGCCCTCTCGCCGGCATATCCCGCGCCAAGGTGCTGCTCCGGGCGCTGCGCTCCCGGAACTACCGCCTCTTCGTGGCGGGGCAGAGCGTTTCGCTGGTGGGCACCTGGATGCAGCAGGTCGCCATGAGCTGGCTCGTGTACCGGCTTACCAATTCAGCGGTGCTCCTGGGCGTGGTCGGCTTCACCAGCCAGGTGCCCACCTTCATCTTCGCGCCGGTGGCTGGCGTCTTGGCCGACCGCTGGAACCGGCGCCGCCTGCTCATGCTGACCCAGGCGCTAGCCATGGTCCAGGCGGCGCTTTTGGCCGCGGCGGTGATGCTCGGAATGGTCCAGGTCTGGCATATCGTGGTGCTTAGCCTGGTTTTGGGCGTGGTGAACGCCTTCGATATCCCGGTGCGGCAGTCGTTCGTGGTCGAGATGGTGACCGAGCGCGAGGACCTGGGCAACGCCATCGCGCTCAACTCCTCCATGGTCAATGCCGCCCGCCTGGTCGGCCCGACCGTCGCCGGACTGCTGGTCGCCACGGTGGGAGAAGGGATCTGCTTCCTCTTGAACAGCGCCAGCTATCTCGCCGTGCTCGTGGCACTGGCGGCCATGCGCATGGAGCCGCGCGCGGAAAAGGAGGCACCCCGCCGCCATATCTACCACGAGCTCAAGGAGGGTTTTTCCTACGCTTTCGGCTTTGGCCCCATCCGTAGCATCCTGCTGCTGGTCGCCCTCATGAGCCTCACCGGCATGCCGTACACCGTGCTGGTCCCGGTATTCGCCAAGGATATCCTGCACGGCGGCGCCCACACCTTCGGTTTCCTGATGACCGCCGCCGGCTGCGGCGCCCTGGTCGGCACCATCTACCTTGCCTCCCGTGGCACCGTCCTGGGCCTGGGCAAGGTCATTGTCTTCTCCACCTGCCTGTTCTCCGTCGGAGTCGCCGTCTTCGCCATTTCCAGCAGCATGGCGCTCTCCCTCGCTGCGCTGGTCGTGGCCGGCTTTGGCGCCATGACCCTGGTTGCCTCGTGTAACACGATCCTGCAGACCATCCTGGAGGAGGACAAGCGGGGTAGGGTGATGAGCTTCTTCACCATGGCCTTCATGGGGATGGCCCCCTTTGGCAGCCTGGGCGCCGGTGCCATGACCAAGGTGGTCGGCCCGCGGGTGACGTTGGTGATCGGCGCCTGCTG
Protein-coding sequences here:
- a CDS encoding MFS transporter, coding for MSPLAGISRAKVLLRALRSRNYRLFVAGQSVSLVGTWMQQVAMSWLVYRLTNSAVLLGVVGFTSQVPTFIFAPVAGVLADRWNRRRLLMLTQALAMVQAALLAAAVMLGMVQVWHIVVLSLVLGVVNAFDIPVRQSFVVEMVTEREDLGNAIALNSSMVNAARLVGPTVAGLLVATVGEGICFLLNSASYLAVLVALAAMRMEPRAEKEAPRRHIYHELKEGFSYAFGFGPIRSILLLVALMSLTGMPYTVLVPVFAKDILHGGAHTFGFLMTAAGCGALVGTIYLASRGTVLGLGKVIVFSTCLFSVGVAVFAISSSMALSLAALVVAGFGAMTLVASCNTILQTILEEDKRGRVMSFFTMAFMGMAPFGSLGAGAMTKVVGPRVTLVIGACCCLAGAFVFARNLPRIRQMVRPIYARMGIIREVAQGMETAAEQPQLPKEKE